The sequence TTTAAAAGTTCTATCAGAATAGGCATCAGCGATAACAGTGACTGACTGCCCGACTTTTATTTTACTGATATCTGTTTCAGCCACATTTGCTACAACTTGATAGTTTGATGCCAAGGAGAGAATCGAAGAAGAAGTTGCGCTAGATACTTCGCTTCCCGATGTGGTAGGTGTGACAAAACCACCTGGATCTGCATACTTGGCAGTGACAATGCCACTGAAAGGAGCGCGAATAATTGTATTTTGAATCTGTGTTTCAATCGTTTTTAAGTTGCCCTGTTGTTGAATCACTTGTGCGCGTGCAGCTTCAATGTCTTCGGTGCGCGTTCCTGCTTTTTGCAGTGCTAAAGCTTGTTGCTTTTCTTTGACTGCTGCCTTTAATTGCTCGATATCTTCAGTGCGCGTTCCTGCTTTTTGTAATGCTAATGCTTGCTGTGCTTCATTTACCGCAGCTTGGGCGCTATCGCGTTCGGCACGTTGTTGGTTGAGAATTTGTAGGGAAATGGCACCAGCATTATATAGTTGCTGATTGCGGTTAAAATCATCTTCAGCTTTTCTTAAATTTGCTTGAGCGCTTTTTAAACGTGCTTGAGCCTGAGCAATATCTTGAGGACGATTACCCGCAATTGCTTTTTGCAGATTAGCTTGAGCTTGCTCTAATTGTGCTTGTGCTTGAGCAATATCTTGAGAGCGATTACCCGCAATTGCCTTTTTCAAATTTGCTTGAGCCGCAGCTAGAGAACCCCGTGCTTGAATAAACTGCCCTTGTAGGGTTGAGTCATCCATGCGTGCCAGGATTTGTCCGACTTTTACATAGTCCCCTTCCTTTACAAGCAAGCTCTTTAACCGTCCAGAAGTATCGGGGCTAACGTTGGTTGATTGTTTGGCTTCAATTGCACCGTTGGCTAAGATAGTAATAGGTAACGTTTCTCGTTCAACTGGAACCGTCAACATTTTGCTTCTGGCTTTTTGAGCGAAAGAAATCACTACCTGGCGGTAAATAAGGTATCCACCACCCGTTAATAAACAGAGAATCAGTAAACCTATTAGCCACTTGCTTAGTTTATGTTTGAACGAGCCTTTTCCTAAAGGCTGAAATATCGCATGTTGGGAAGATTGAAGTTTCATACGCTACGAATGCACAATTAGTGCAAGAAGCAACAATAAATGATTCTGATTGCGTTTTGTGCGGCTCTGTGTGGGAGTATCCCAAGAACTTTATTAATTACTTGTTTATATTTATCTAATGATTTTAGGACTTACGCAACTGGCACATTTATGCTGTAGGGTGCTGTGACACTTATTCGATTTTTTGACGTAATAGTGAGGGTTTTAGTGTCACGCACCACCCAAGTTGTGTGACACTTGCGTAAGTCCTGGATTTAATACTTTTTAATTACAGTATATCGATATAACAATTAATCCTGTGTTTAAATTACAAAATTGTAATTTTGAGGCGTAAATTTTGTTTTTGACCAGCAAT comes from Rivularia sp. PCC 7116 and encodes:
- a CDS encoding efflux RND transporter periplasmic adaptor subunit — protein: MKLQSSQHAIFQPLGKGSFKHKLSKWLIGLLILCLLTGGGYLIYRQVVISFAQKARSKMLTVPVERETLPITILANGAIEAKQSTNVSPDTSGRLKSLLVKEGDYVKVGQILARMDDSTLQGQFIQARGSLAAAQANLKKAIAGNRSQDIAQAQAQLEQAQANLQKAIAGNRPQDIAQAQARLKSAQANLRKAEDDFNRNQQLYNAGAISLQILNQQRAERDSAQAAVNEAQQALALQKAGTRTEDIEQLKAAVKEKQQALALQKAGTRTEDIEAARAQVIQQQGNLKTIETQIQNTIIRAPFSGIVTAKYADPGGFVTPTTSGSEVSSATSSSILSLASNYQVVANVAETDISKIKVGQSVTVIADAYSDRTFKGKVAEVAPQATVTSNVTSFEVRVNFTDSETLLRPGMNVNAKFNAGKLNNVLVIPTVAILRQKNGTGVRVITEKGIRFVPIKTGLTVNSKTEVRSGLQGNEKVLLSAPSGSQRNSNRNRPPGGGPPPL